One Thamnophis elegans isolate rThaEle1 chromosome 2, rThaEle1.pri, whole genome shotgun sequence genomic window, GTGTAAAATGCAGCACAGACAGTTATGTACACATTTCTGCTTTATGAGCTGTATTGATTGACGGTTGGCTTCTGGGTAAActtcaaagtgctggttttgACTTTTACAGCCCTACTTGGCATGGACACAGGTTATCTAAGGGACTGCCTCTTCCCAATTATATCTACCCATCCCATCAGGTTCTGGTGGGAGAGGCGTGTTATAGGTCCCATCTGTGAATGATTTCCATCTGATGGGATCTAGGAGGCaaaccttttctgccatggcatcCACcatctggaacatcatccctccTGATGATTACCTCAACCCTTATTGCCTTCCAGAAAGCCTGTTTTTTTCAACAACCTGTGAATTCCTGGTGATAGGAAGCCCACCTGTTGACTGTATTATGTGTGATATTTCCCTGCTTATGGATTTATTGTAATATATGTTTATGTTTTACTGCAAGAGTAGGCttgcagcaaacaaatttaataaataaataattggtaTTATACCTAGTAGGTTTTAATAacagattttattgtatttcaccCAGTCACTTCATGTAAGACAGGCAGCGATTTAAATTTGACAGATAAACAAATTACCATATTGTGTGAAGTTGGCCATTATTTGGTTTTGACTTAATGCAAAACCTGTGAATTTAGCCATAGTAACTTATAAAGTATGGCtttcagcttcaattttatatagTTTGTTCACTAAACCATGATTAAAGTAAAACATGGATCTGTAAATGCTTAATGCTTATCTCCCTGTATTTTCCCCAATACTTCTGTATTTTGGATTTGAATTCCATTCATAACTATAATTTCTACTCTTACAggccatgtcccaaaggtgctttttcaaaaggcagttggactttcttgttttctttgaagatgttttgcttctcatccaagaagcttcttcagctctgagctgctctgaggtgaagaagcttcttggaggagaagcgaaaatcttaaaagaaaaacaaggaagtccaattgcctcttgaaaaaagcacctttgggacaactatgcccttgaagactgagaatctccatagacacttgacAGGCCAAGCTTACTCTGGAAAAGCCTGTGGAAGCTTGTTTTGTCTTCCATTCTTTTTTACTGAAGTAATCCATCACAGTGCTGTATTGCTTTTTCTGATTTTGCTTCAGGTTTCTCCGACTCCTGGGCGTTCTACCCTGGAAATGCTCTCTCTTTCAGCTCTTCTTTATTGTACTGTTACTGGGTTTTCTCTCCCTGCTGTGGCTGCAGTTCAGTTGCTCAGGGGATGAGCCTAGAAGTCAAACAGCTGAGGCAACGGTGCCTCAAAAACCATGTGTACTTGAGCCTCTACCTTTGATTCCTGATGATCCATCATGGGGACCACATCGCTTGGCAGTGTTAGTTCCCTTTCGAGAACGTTTTGAGGAGTTGTTGACTTTTGTTCCCCATATGCATCGCTTCCTCAGCAAGAAGAAAATTCGTCATCGTATCTTCATTCTCAACCAGGTGGATCATTACAGGTATTTTACAATCTGAATAATTCAGAATCCTATCCTCATGCCTTTTTTGCACTTTTCTAGCCTTCCAAATGCATGCCTTTTGGGTGTGTTGAACAACTGCTATAGTCCACAGGTCAGACCATGCTTACTGGGAATTATAGAGGTTATTGCCAAACATATCCAGAGAGCAACTGTCTCTGCAACctattctgttctctggatttcaTACATACCTTTTCAAAATGGTTTAGGCCTGACACTgaaatggaaaaattaaaaactGGTAATCTGTTTTACtgaaaagaaaacatttgtaATTCTTAACACAAGAGAACAGGGTAAGTTGAGGATCAAACCTGAATTCATAATCTTTCTGTCTTCTAATAATTATTGAATATTGTCAAATATTCCCAGTCCCAAAATAGCATTCAATAATCCCAGTATAAAATAGCAACTgggcttttattttaaattatgtctCTAGTTATATCTAGTCTTAAGAATGAGTCAATTGAGACAGTTTGCCATAGAGCTGGGttggtgggggttttttttgcaactatattttttattacactATGTGAACTTTTAGATTGGTATTTAGTTTATACCTGAAATTGGTTCTGGTACCACAAGAAGTCTGAGTTTTTTTCTGAAACTATAACAGTATAAGGAATTAACTACAGATCAATATGCTTTGTTATATGTCAGAAAACAAGaacatattttctgtatttttttgctTCCTCCAAGATACGCaggtcattttcctttttttttttttacagataatttgtttaaaatatttctaaactATTTTGACTGACAAAAAATGATCCGAACCAATCACAAGaaagtataaataatataataaacaaaaactGACTTCCAAATAGATGcctgaaaatataaaaattacatagttttaaatgtattcattataggcataaaagaaggaaaaacacaaacatatttatgtatattaaataaaacaatacatattCATGTTGTGTTACACAGTTTTTATCAATACTTAAGTCAACAACAGGAAAAATTAGAATGTACAATGAGCATATTGGGTGGGGTTCCTGTTTCCAAATATAATTCTGACAATAAATtgagagaattaaaaaaacagaattctTCAAACCCATTGTTTCATTGATGGACAAGGGTTATCTTTCAGTCTTGTACTATTAATTTTTATAATCATAATGTCATGCAATACTCATTTTTATTGTCTCCCATTATGTCTCTAAATTGCACATATATAATTCAGAATAATGATATAAGCATTTCCAAAGGCCAGTGAGTCTTTGAAATTAGAATTAATGTGAAATAATTTTCGGATCAGAAGGGAGCCATTATAGCAGATGACCATATATGAAACAATTGCAGTCCAAGTACCACATCTGTCTTTTTCATTTCAGTTGATTTTCTCTAATATTAAATATTCTGTATATCTGTTGACTACATTGTGGGTTAAAGAATTGCTGATGATGATAAATAAAGCATGAACAATGTCCGAATGCATTATGCTATACTATACAGATCTGAATATGCTATACTATACAGATATGAATTCCACCAAAGAAGTAATTCAACCTGCCTGGGTAGAATTTTGTGACCTAGGTCCACTTTTCTCACTTTGGCAGGTTTAACCGAGCATCTCTGATCAATGTGGGTTTCCTGGAAAGTGGCAATGACACAGACTATATTGCCATGCATGATGTGGATTTGTTACCTCTCAATGAAGAATTGGATTACAGCTTCCCAACAGCTGGTCCTTTCCATGTGGCATCACCTGAGCTGCACCCACTTTATCATTATAGCACCTATGTGGGGGGCATCTTGCTGCTCACCAAGCGACACTATCAAATGGTAAGTCACGACTTCTTTCTTATGGAAGAAACTTCTGTACTTTTTGCAAAAGGCAGAAGACCCTGTTGATTGTGCTCTTTCTAAAGAAACACAGGCttcatggggggtgggggtggagagacTGGCTATTTGCTAGatgtatcgggggggggggaagacccaTAACCATGGAAATGAAGTGTTGAGAGAATAGTTGTGTATTTTCTAATCTTTCAAGTCTCAAAACTTATAAGAGGAAAACAAACTGTGGGATTAACTGCCTTATTATTGTTTCAGTGTAATGGAATGTCCAACCGTTTCTGGGGCTGGGGCAGGGAAGATGATGAATTTTATCGTCGCATCAGAGCAGCTGGACTTCAAGTGAGGATGAATCATATTTGTAGTGGGAATTGGGACTTTGGGATTCAAGTGCTGAGTGTGATCTGGGACTGCTATAAACTTCTTTCCCCGATTCCCAAAGAATGACGTCGTTTTAGTGGCTCACCTAGGCTCCACTATTCTTCATTTCAGCTCTTGCGACCCTCAGGTATTACAAGTGGATATAAGACATTCCAGCATCTGCATGATCCAGCTTGGCGCAAAAGGGATCAGAAGCGTATTGCTTCCCAGAAACAGGTGGAGTTTCTCATTTGGGAGGGGGATGAAAGTTGTATCTTGAAGTTGAAAAGTGTTATCTTTAGATGTAGTAAGTTAAGAAATTCTTGCTTCCTCTTTATCAGTTACTTAACATCTACAAGAAGTAGGCAAATTTGCATCTCTAAATATGAGTCAACATTTAACTTCCAATTGCTGTAGCAAATATGACTAGTAGTAAGATGAAAAGTTGTAGAGGGCCGCATTTTGCCCAGTTACGAGCCAATACTATACGGTTCCTGCCTGTTACTGTAGTATTGGGGGCAGGAGGAGGTGACATCATGTCAGGATGTCATGAAATAAAGATTCTGATTTTTTCAATATTCTGGAAATAGTAACTGAACTCTTAACACATAGAACGGAATGAATACATGAATTCTATTTATAATGGAATTGTAAATGCCATTTACAATGAATATCAATTCCCATTATGAGCTTTCATCTGAGATCTGTTTCTTTCCAATGTTCGCTCTAGGGTGCCCTTAATAAGCGAGTtccatctttaaaatatttgaattcatgCTTTATGGTCAAAACAAACCATGCATGCGATGTAAATCtagcaagtattttttttctaaataaatagttAATGGAAAATTCAAGGTGTTTTTAATGAAGGACTAAGACAAATGTTCTCAAATAAACTGTTGTTACAGAAAAATATAGGGAACATTCATTAAATGTTTTCATATATTTAGTAGCATTTGCAAGTCCTTGCTGCTGCTTCACCTCCATTTTTTATATATTAAGGCTGATCCTCTTTCTAACAAAGAATATGTATCCATATATTATATAAGTGGATAAAGTTCATCCCCCCACATATTTATGTTGAATGCTTAAATTGGGGTAAAAGGCAGGTACTGCCATTTGTTTTATGATTAAATCTCTAGACAAAATGTCCCAAAGTGTATGTCACAGTTAAGAAGAAGATTTACAGAATTTCCCTGAAGGAACACCTCCTCATTCCCCTTTCCTATCTTTATTTTGGTAAAGAAATACACATATTTAACTGCACAATCTGCAAATTTGCAAGTTTGTGTTTTTGCTGAAAAAGTGATCATAAACAGTTCATGAAACACTAATGATGACTTTTGCTAAAATGACTTCTAACATGGGATTCTACTGTAATATTTAGAAATCAGACCTTCCTAAATTTATGCAGTTTTTACCTTTCTGGTTCTTAAATGAATGCAAAATTGTTAAACTTAATAAGCAAACGGCGTTTATAGCACAAGCTGACTTATAGAGGGTTTGCAGGATGTGTAGCCTTGGAGCTTGTGATGCCGTGTAATTCTGTATTGTTAGCATCAAATTTAAAAGCTCTTGTTACGAATATTTTAAATGTTGATCAAAATTGATATGGTTGAATGATGCcatatttgattttttcccccttgtattGTTGACTTTTTCATATAAtgcatgacatttttttttccccacaggagCAGTTCAAGGTAGACCGGACTGGAGGATTGACTAACCTAAAATACAGAGTAGAATCACGCATTTCACTGAGTGTGGCAGGAGCCCCCTGCACAATTCTTAATATCTTGCTAGAATGTGACTCCAGTGAGACTCCCTGGTGTGCATTTGGTTGATATGCCTACTATACAGATTGCCTGTTTTGTTTGCTGCTCTACCAGCTCACGGCCAGAATTGCAGCTCAGCTCTGGGATGGCAAATCCTTCTGTAGGAACCGACAACCAGTCTTAACTGCCAGGACAAAGTGGTTAAAAAAGGGAACTGAGGATCTACACTAGTTGATAAAGCAAAAGCAGGTCATTACCTCTTTTACAAGGATACTGCAAGAGGACAACAATTGCAGTGGTAATGGAAACATTAAATAAGCCAAGTGCCTTCCTATCAGTTAGAAGGATTTTGTCTTAGGTATCTTCATCTCAACAAGCTGAAGAATCTGTGAACTCAGAGGCACTATAGGGATTAAATTATTGTTTCTCCGCTAGTCAAGACTTGGAAGATTTCTTTATCCAGACTAAAACTCAAAGGAATGTTAGACATTTGCTTCTCTTGTGATAATAAGATGCATAAATATTTGCTCCAAACTATTCTTATATCGCATTCTTCCTCTAGTGCCTCTTGATAGTGCATACCTTGCATTCCGACTCCAGGAAGTCAAGGCCGACCATCTTAGCTAATCTCATTTTCAGATCTTTTGAACTGTAAAGGCTGTTGTCTTTACTGAAATACAGCTATTAAAACAAATGGATTGAATGAATATTATAACTGAAATGTATTTGAACAGGGTTTTATGTACTGCTGCGAACAGTACCGAATTTTCTAGTTTTGTACTAACGGAATTCCGACTTAAACCTACCTTTTTGTTTTATGATGACTCTGATTTTTCCCCCAACGCTCCTTAACGTGAAAGAACTGGGCACCAGAACATACGTGTATATTATCTGAATATGATGCATTTGTATATTTCTGGACACAGTAGTACTTTTTTGCATTGAGAAAGGTAGAGACAAAGTTAATACGACATGATCAAGCGCCCACTCCAAAACACCTGCGACAGAACTGGAAACTCCTATGCAGCTGCATTCGGCATCTGTGCAAGCGGCTGATCACAGAGCTGGTTGGTGCAATATTAGTGATCTGTTGAAGACTCACTGTAGAGAAATGGAGGGTCTGGGCCCTTGGGGGGATATCGCTGTGCCCTACAGTATGAAGGGGTGGAAGAGACGCTTGCCAGGGTTCCATTGAAATGCCTGCTGCCTCTGGGCTCCTTTCCTCTTTCAAGGGTTTTGATTTCTTCTTGGGCTGTTGACTAAAGATGCTATTGAACTGTTCCAAGGTACTTGGATGTTCAGACTCGATTGTGTTCGTAATTTCAGAGGGAAGTTCTTTGTAGTTACACGAGATGAGCTTCTGCAGTTGGGGTTTGGATATAGATTTCTTGCCAACGCAGCTTGCTGTAGAGAATAAGGTAGAACCAAAAGGGTTAACAGAGTTGCGATATCTTAAGTCCCCCCCGCACAAGAGtgttcatctttttttaattaaaaaaaaaagcttgtgaCTGAGGAATATTTCATACATGCTGTATCGTGGGTTAGGAATAATTTCAGGCAGTCGGAACCTCTTTGGGGTTCTCCATAATAGCgagaatatgtatgtatataaaatgtaAACTAAATGTCTAAAACCccatgaaatctcatgaaagtaTATGTGAGCATTATGAGATttggcttatttttaaaaaatacataaacaGAAGTCAAATAATTTAATGGCCTAGCAGATTTGTTGGCATCCACAAGCACAGTGTTGCCATGTTACATTGCAGATCTGTAGGGATAAAAGACTCCTGTAAGATGGGCCTGAGCCACTTTTGTATATTTTCTATTCATTACAGAAATTGGAATATTTAATAGAAGTATAGAAATTGGAATATTTAATTTAAGAACTGTGTGCCCATAACAAAAAGCTATTAAATGCGAAGAAATGGGATTCAGTAGGTTCCTGTCTTTTCTTGTCCTGTAAGTTTTTGTATATGCCTCTTGTCTcaaattattcttatttttttccccataccATTATTATTCATTGTTAGGATCTTCCAGATTTGAGGGAAAATATACAGTGCAACTAATTAACATGATTCAAGCAAATCTGTATGATGCATTGAAAGGGCTAAAACTGCAGCAGTAAGAAGGATCCATCAATTAACTTGTTATTGATGTATACTGAATTCCTGATTGGTCCAGATTTGCTCTTTTTGGGAAAAGCTTTATGCATATGTTTTGCATGATTCTTCCtttggtttaattttttaaaatttgaaatatatctttattgttaaaaatagcataataaaatgcaaaaaaaatctatattagaTAGTGAATACAggaaatagaataaaacaaagagaaacaagcacaaataaaaacattacggtattcttaaaaaaagattctaataatacattctcccttccctttccagcTATTCCTCCAACCCCTGGCCACAACCTAAATAATTATAATTTACAGTGAAGATTATTACCAGTACACTTTTTGCTTCCTAATATATTTTTTAGAAATcatattctaattttttcctaTTAATATTTAGTATGTATGGGATACATTCTTCTTTAAATTTAGTAAGAATTCTATGATAGATGCAAATTCTTCAATTATAGCTTCCCAATCTGATATTGATGGCAAAGATTCTCTTTTCTGATCTTGGACTA contains:
- the B4GALT7 gene encoding beta-1,4-galactosyltransferase 7 translates to MLLSRRKSTMYRRAGGGGGGGGRFLRLLGVLPWKCSLFQLFFIVLLLGFLSLLWLQFSCSGDEPRSQTAEATVPQKPCVLEPLPLIPDDPSWGPHRLAVLVPFRERFEELLTFVPHMHRFLSKKKIRHRIFILNQVDHYRFNRASLINVGFLESGNDTDYIAMHDVDLLPLNEELDYSFPTAGPFHVASPELHPLYHYSTYVGGILLLTKRHYQMCNGMSNRFWGWGREDDEFYRRIRAAGLQLLRPSGITSGYKTFQHLHDPAWRKRDQKRIASQKQEQFKVDRTGGLTNLKYRVESRISLSVAGAPCTILNILLECDSSETPWCAFG